The Tolypothrix sp. PCC 7712 region GGATGGCGCTCGTTTTGCTAATGCAGTTGCTGCTATGAATAAAACCCCGGCGGAAATTTCTTGGAAAAGTGGTGTAGATGTATTATGTTTTTGTGGCACAAAAAATGGCATGGCTTTAGGAGAAGCAATTATTTTCTTCAATAAAGCTTTAGCAGAAGATTTTGACTATCGCTGTAAACAAGCAGGTCAACTAGCTTCAAAAATGCGATTTATTTCGGCTCCTTGGTTAGGTTTACTCGAAACTGGCGCATGGTTGAAGAATGCGCGACACGCCAATCAATGTGCTGAATATTTAGAAAATAAATTAATCAATATTGATGGCGTTGAGATGATGTTTCCCCGAGAAGCAAATGCTGTGTTTGCCAAACTACCAGAACATACTATTCAAATTTTAAAAGAAAAACGCTGGCAATTTTATACATTTATTGGTGTGGGTGGAGTCCGTTTTGTGTGTTCTTGGAATACTACACAATCTAGAATTGATGAACTGGTAAATGATATTAAGAATTCAATTTGAGGAAAATAAATTGCATACATTAGTATATGTGATTTTTTAAGAGTCAAGGGTCAAGGGTCAAAAGTCAAATTTGAATCCCTTATTGATTTTTACTTACTCTTCCCCTTTTAGTTGGTAGATGCTTAAAAAGATTTTTCATTGTCACATAAGATGCTTATAGTGAGTATCGAAAAATTTTATGGTAAAAATTTGCTATCTGAATAAAATCACAGACTCTTACAAAAGAACTGCTGAGATTTATTTTTGCTAGCTATAGCTATACGCTCCTATGCCAAAATGAAAATAACTAATACCATAAGGTGAGCGATCGCTCTGAAAGCTAGATAAAGGATTGACCTGAGCAATGGCAGACGAAACCAATCAAAATCAAGCGGGAGAGGTAGCTCCCACCACTGACCAACCAGTAGCGACAGACCTCCCTACTGCCAATAAGCCAGATTCCAAAGCAACTGCTGTACCTCCCAAGCGCGAAAAACCTCCAGCTAAAGCCGCCGCAGGAGAAAAACCCGCCGCTACAGCAGATGGAGAAGAAAAACCCGCTGCTAAAGCCGCCGCAGCCAAAAAAGAAAAGGCTCCTGCTGTTGAAGATAAGCCATTTGTAGAGTTTATCCAGCAACACTACTTACCTGCTGTACAAACGGCAATTACTCAGCAAGGTGTTGCTGATTTACAGTTGTCTTTTGCTAAACAGAAAGTTCCTATCTCTGGCTTTGAATCAGCCGAGGACTGCTACCAACTTGTGGGAAGTTGGCAAAACGGTTTGCGCCAGTTTAATCTTTATTTCCCCGATGAAGATATTCAAGGGAAAAAAGGATTCTCTTGTAATGAAGGTAAAAAACCTAGCACACTAGAATCCTTCTTAATAGATGAACGTAAAATCACTCTGGACTTACTAGTATTTGGTTTAGTGCAGCGCTTAAACGGGCAAAAGTGGCTAGGTAGAAATTAGTCATTTGTCATTTGTCATTTGTCATTTGTCATTAGTTATGAGACAAATGACAAAAATGCTAGTAAGTAAGTCGGTGGAAATAAAGCAAACTATGTTAAAAAACGTAAATAGGCTTGAAATCCTTACCAATGTCGCCACTTGCTTTAAGCCGGGGAACCCGTCCAACGCAGTGGCTCACCAATGACCTAGACGCTTTAGCGGCTTCCCGCAGGGTAGGATAAATGACAGCCTCAGCCAGTTATCTTTAATTTCGCCGACCTACTTAGTACCTTTAGAGTTCATGGAAATGGTAGGTAACGGCTCCAGTTCTGGGGTCGTTATCTATTTTGGCGTATCCTGATTTATACATTTCCTTGAGGGCGGCTTCTACTTCTGCAAAGTTAGCTCCTGTACCTTTCACACCTTGAGTCACAGTGAGATAGCCACCATTTTTTTCTGCCACTTCAATCAGTTTAACTATCAGTTGGTTACCAGTAGGGCGGTAAACTTGAGAAGCGATCGCAGGTTGATTCAGTGGTACACCCAAGGGAGATAAACCCGCTTTTGACCTCAGTTTGAGGCTATATTCGTCAACCATATTAGGGATGAGGAATAAATCGACGAACTGCCCACAGTAGAATAGCCCAAACGTACACAGCCACAACACACCCGTCCCGATTTTGCCGTTGTATATCCGGTGCAGTCCCCCCAAGCCGAAAAACCCCATAGCACACAAGATGTAGGAAACAAGAAGACGGTCTTGATTGGTGTTATTATCAACCTTCATGTTGTTTTGATTCCCTTGGATTCGCGCTTACAATCTGAGACGCTTTTGTGGCGCTGTTTTGTTTCATACTCAGTCTGTTGTTAGCTTTTCGCCCACAAGCTGGATGCAAAAAAGAGTACAAAGACCTTAGCTGACTCCCAATACCAAATTGCTGATTCCGCAGAATATATAACTATTGTTGCAACTCTTAACGTTTTATCTACAAATTTTGAGCCTGTACCTTGATAGACTGAACTTTATCAGCCTTAGTGATAAGTACTGTATCCCTTGCTCAAAAGCTAGAGGATTTAGCAATAATATAATTTGTAATTGATAATTCGTAATTCGTAATGAAAAGCTCATTTAAGAATTACGAATTATAGAGTGTACTGTAGGGCATACAGGAAATAGGGTTAGAGAGCAATCTCACCAGATCAACCCTAAATGCTTGGAGAGCTACCCATAAACAGGACTCTAGGTAAACACGTAATATCCTAGTTGGTTCGGGTAGGACAAGATATGTAAGACCTAGCCAATTTTAGTAGCATAACTACTAAATGTAACTAGGCAATGTCTGCTCAAGAATCTCCCAAATTTTTGCAGATGGGAGAGCGTCAATGTCGTCTAGTTACGCCTTGAGAGCGTCTGACGTTGGCTTTCTGGTGTACTGAAGATAATAAAGACAGAAGAGAAATCAAAACATGGTAGATTCCCTCAAAAAACCAGGCTTTGAAGAATTGCGTCCAGGGATTAAAGTCCCGGCAAAAGAAACACTATTAACACCCCGGTTTTACACCACCGACTTTGATGAAATGGCGCGGATGGATATCTCCGTCAATGAAGACGAGTTACAAGCCATTCTCGAAGAGTTTCGTGCTGATTACAACCGCCATCATTTTGTTCGGGATGCCGAGTTTGAACAATCCTGGGATCATATTGATGGGGAAACTCGCCGTTTATTCGTTGAATTTTTAGAGCGTTCCTGTACAGCCGAGTTTTCCGGGTTTTTGCTGTACAAAGAACTTGGCCGCCGCTTAAAAGATAAAAGCCCAGTTTTAGCCGAGTGCTTTAACTTGATGTCACGGGATGAAGCCCGTCATGCTGGCTTTTTGAATAAAGCGATGTCAGACTTTAATCTTTCTCTAGATTTAGGGTTTTTGACAAAGAGCCGCGATTATACCTTCTTTAAACCGAAATTTATCTTCTACGCCACATATCTTTCTGAAAAAATCGGTTATTGGCGTTATATCACCATTTATCGTCATTTAGAAGCACATCCCGAAGACCGGATTTATCCCATTTTCCGGTTCTTTGAAAACTGGTGTCAGGATGAAAACCGTCATGGTGATTTCTTTGATGCCGTGATGCAATCTCAACCGCAAATGTTGAATGACTGGAAGGCGAAGCTATGGAGTCGCTTCTTCCTGTTGTCAGTGTTTGTGACGATGTATCTCAATGACCTGCAACGCAAAGACTTTTACGCTTCTCTAGGATTGGATGCACGGGAATACGACATCCATGTGATCAAAAAGACCAATGAAACCGCAGGAAGAGTTTTCCCGTTGATGCTGGATGTTGATAATCCAGAGTTTTATCAACGCTTGGATATATGTGTTGAGAAGATGGCAAAATTAAATGCGATGTCTTCGACAACCCCTTCGGGGAACGCCAACTCCAACACTCCTAAATTCCTGCAATTCTTCCAGAAGTTGCCAATTCTCACCTCAATTGGTTGGCATATGGTTAAGCTGTACCTCATGAAGCCCATTGATGCGGTTTCTGCTCAAGGTATGGCCCGCTAGTTAATCAGGATTTGACAAAATTGAGAGTGGTTCTATTTCATATAGAACCACTTTTTTTATGTCACTTTTTGCTCATATTAATCTTGTAATTTAAATAGATAACCGCAAGATTATGCTCTTTAGCACCAGGAGAAGTAAATGAGTCAGTCAATTGGACGTAATTGCTGGGCGATCGCAGAAGGTTATATTCCTGCTTATAGTAATGGCCCTGAACCTCAGTTTATTAGTCATGAAACAGTCTGTATTTTAAATGCTGGGGATCAAGATGCTCATGTAGAAATCACAATTTACTATAGCGATAGAGAACCTGTAGGTGGTTACAAAATCACTGTTCCCGCACGACGGACAAAACATATTCGCTTTAATGATCTCAAAGATCCAGAACCAATTCCTCACGATACTGATTTTGCAAGCGTGATTCAGTCAGATGCACCGATTGTCGTACAGCATACCCGGTTAGATTCACGACAAGCAGAAAACGCTCTTCTCAGCACCATCGCTTACGCTCATAATTAAATTTATTATTCTTTGGCGACACTGCTTGATAGCAATAGCTAGTTTTCAATAATGTATTTATACCAGCGTAAATATATGAATAAGAGCGCACATCTGTACGCTCTTATTCATCATTGATGTGTTGCAAGGTCTTTAAAGTTGGGATTACAAGTATTTTTAAATAAATCTCCTGTATAGCGTAGCAATAGTCATAAATATTTCGCTACAAAAGATGCAAACAGATAAATACTGCAGTCAGAACAGTCTCAACAATCAATTATTCAATTCCTACAACCCAAGCTAAAGTAAGGGTACAAAAATTTCATACCCTGATCATAATCAGTAGCTTAACGCGCAATTTTACGTTCTTGCATAGAAAATAACTATTTTGCAGCTTTTTATTCCCTTTTCAAAGCAGATGTGACATTAAGCAAATTTTTTCAAAGTTTCAGCCTAATTACAAATTAAACCTGAGATAATGTGCCTTTAAGTTCTATAGCAATATTTAGTGAGCCTTGAGCATTTCTAAAAAGTAAGATTTTGGACTACTTGCATAAGTTCAGAATCTTGATTTTGCCTGTTTAAGTAATATCTAACAAAAGTATATGGGCAGTAATCCAATTGTCTTAATCCACGGCTACTCTGCTTCTGGTGAATCTTTCAAAGTGTGGGAAAAAAAGCTAGAAGCGCGTGGGTATGATGTCTCAACTATCCATGTTTGTAGCTATGTAACCTTGACTAACGAAGTCACAATTAAAGATATTGCCGAAGGTTTTGATCGGGCATTATCTATAGAGGGAGGGTTAGCCCCAGATCAGGAATTTGATGCGATTGTGCACTCAACTGGAATGCTGGTGATTCGCGCTTGGTTAACTGCATACTCGCAAAAGCGACGAAATCGACTTAAACACGTGATTGGATTAGCACCAGCCACCTTCGGTTCTCCCTTAGCCCATAAGGGACGGAGTTGGTTAGGTGCAATGTTTAAAGGAAACAAAGAGTTTGGCCCCGACTTTCTAGAAGCTGGGGATTTAGTCCTGGATGGCTTAGAACTGGGAAGCAAATTCACTTGGGATTTGGCACATAAAGATTTATTTGGTAGTGAAATATTCTATGGGAACAAAAATGATACCCCTTATGTATTTACCTTCTGTGGTACCAGTCCCTATAGCGGTTTAGCCAAATTAGTCAGCGATCCCGGAACTGATGGTACTGTGCGCTGGGCGGGTTGTGGTTTAAATAGCCGCAAGATTGCACTTGACTTAACCAAGCAGCAGGAGGAGGAACAGCGCATCGATTTTGATGGTTCTAAAAATGATGGTATTGCACCCACAGTATTAGTTGAGGGGTTGAATCACCAGACAATTATGAGCAATCCCCGTGATGAACTAGTGGATGCAGTTTGTGAAGCACTGCAATTCACCCCCGAACAAAAAATTCAGGATTGGCATCTAAAAACTACGGAGAAACTCTCACCAAAGACTATTGATTTGTGGCAGCAGTTTGTCGTTCGTGCCGTAGATGAACGTGACGATCCCATTCCTGACTACCACATTCAAGTATTCACCCAAGGTAATGATAACTTCCAAGCCATAGATAATTTTGCTGCCAACGTACATAC contains the following coding sequences:
- a CDS encoding sensory rhodopsin transducer — its product is MSQSIGRNCWAIAEGYIPAYSNGPEPQFISHETVCILNAGDQDAHVEITIYYSDREPVGGYKITVPARRTKHIRFNDLKDPEPIPHDTDFASVIQSDAPIVVQHTRLDSRQAENALLSTIAYAHN
- a CDS encoding esterase/lipase family protein, translating into MGSNPIVLIHGYSASGESFKVWEKKLEARGYDVSTIHVCSYVTLTNEVTIKDIAEGFDRALSIEGGLAPDQEFDAIVHSTGMLVIRAWLTAYSQKRRNRLKHVIGLAPATFGSPLAHKGRSWLGAMFKGNKEFGPDFLEAGDLVLDGLELGSKFTWDLAHKDLFGSEIFYGNKNDTPYVFTFCGTSPYSGLAKLVSDPGTDGTVRWAGCGLNSRKIALDLTKQQEEEQRIDFDGSKNDGIAPTVLVEGLNHQTIMSNPRDELVDAVCEALQFTPEQKIQDWHLKTTEKLSPKTIDLWQQFVVRAVDERDDPIPDYHIQVFTQGNDNFQAIDNFAANVHTYSGDKSLRCFYVNLNRILNPQNLQQPTNLPNLMMRVIASSGSQLIDYLGVNNKGEWDAQMDISYLLRESKVRLFWPFTTTLIELKLNREPRKDVAKFLQRLQQLNSN
- a CDS encoding low specificity L-threonine aldolase, with protein sequence MSNQLEQFASDNNSGICPEALEYMLKANEGSAPAYGNDKWTQKATDYFRELFEIDCEVFFAFNGTAANSLSLAALCQSYHSVICHETSHIETDECGAPEFASNGSKLLLAKGENGKLTAQAIESLVTKRTDIHYPKPKVISITQATEVGTLYSLDELAAIKETARKYNLKIHMDGARFANAVAAMNKTPAEISWKSGVDVLCFCGTKNGMALGEAIIFFNKALAEDFDYRCKQAGQLASKMRFISAPWLGLLETGAWLKNARHANQCAEYLENKLINIDGVEMMFPREANAVFAKLPEHTIQILKEKRWQFYTFIGVGGVRFVCSWNTTQSRIDELVNDIKNSI
- a CDS encoding TM2 domain-containing protein → MKVDNNTNQDRLLVSYILCAMGFFGLGGLHRIYNGKIGTGVLWLCTFGLFYCGQFVDLFLIPNMVDEYSLKLRSKAGLSPLGVPLNQPAIASQVYRPTGNQLIVKLIEVAEKNGGYLTVTQGVKGTGANFAEVEAALKEMYKSGYAKIDNDPRTGAVTYHFHEL
- the acsF gene encoding magnesium-protoporphyrin IX monomethyl ester (oxidative) cyclase, with translation MVDSLKKPGFEELRPGIKVPAKETLLTPRFYTTDFDEMARMDISVNEDELQAILEEFRADYNRHHFVRDAEFEQSWDHIDGETRRLFVEFLERSCTAEFSGFLLYKELGRRLKDKSPVLAECFNLMSRDEARHAGFLNKAMSDFNLSLDLGFLTKSRDYTFFKPKFIFYATYLSEKIGYWRYITIYRHLEAHPEDRIYPIFRFFENWCQDENRHGDFFDAVMQSQPQMLNDWKAKLWSRFFLLSVFVTMYLNDLQRKDFYASLGLDAREYDIHVIKKTNETAGRVFPLMLDVDNPEFYQRLDICVEKMAKLNAMSSTTPSGNANSNTPKFLQFFQKLPILTSIGWHMVKLYLMKPIDAVSAQGMAR
- a CDS encoding DUF2996 domain-containing protein, with translation MADETNQNQAGEVAPTTDQPVATDLPTANKPDSKATAVPPKREKPPAKAAAGEKPAATADGEEKPAAKAAAAKKEKAPAVEDKPFVEFIQQHYLPAVQTAITQQGVADLQLSFAKQKVPISGFESAEDCYQLVGSWQNGLRQFNLYFPDEDIQGKKGFSCNEGKKPSTLESFLIDERKITLDLLVFGLVQRLNGQKWLGRN